A region from the Manihot esculenta cultivar AM560-2 chromosome 13, M.esculenta_v8, whole genome shotgun sequence genome encodes:
- the LOC110629788 gene encoding E3 ubiquitin-protein ligase RGLG5 isoform X1, with protein sequence MGGKSSKGSSGRHIPSSSSWNQYGYPQASPYPYQSPQQNQYYMPQHHQPSTSYSYEAERPQPQRRLDRKYSRISDDYKTLDQVTAALAQSGLESSNLIVGIDFTKSNEWTGARSFNRRSLHHIGNGQNPYEQAISIIGRTLSAFDEDNLIPCFGFGDASTHDQDVFSFHQDEKFCNGFEEVLTRYREIVPQLRLAGVASIIPLVCLCYCINHVLPPSFNAHFYISMAGPTSFAPIIDMAITIVEQSGGQYHVLLIIADGQVTRSVDTQHGQLSPQEKKTIDAIVKASEYPLSIILVGVGDGPWDMMREFDDNIPARAFDNFQFVNFTEIMSKNVNESRKETEFALAALMEIPAQYKATIELGLLGRRSGNASERVPLPPPLRGPSSFSNSGKTSRSSSFQQRVPSYSGYDSSVPSYSGYDSPVSGYDTPVNTAPYSSSTSTYDNQVCPICLTNRKDMAFGCGHQTCCECGEDLQSCPICRSSINTRIRLY encoded by the exons ATGGGAGGGAAGAGCTCAAAAGGGTCGAGTGGGAGACATattccatcatcatcatcatggaATCAGTACGGATACCCACAAGCATCACCATATCCATACCAATCTCCTCAACAAAACCAATATTACATGCCTCAGCACCACCAGCCCTCTACTTCTTACAGTTATGAAGCAGAAAGGCCTCAGCCACAGAGGAGGTTGGATAGGAAGTACTCCAGGATTTCTGATGATTACAAGACCTTGGATCAG GTTACTGCTGCTCTTGCTCAATCTGGCCTGGAGTCTTCTAATCTCATTGTTGGCATTGATTTCACAAAAAGTAACGAGTGGACAGGGGCAAGATCATTCAATCGACGAAGCTTACATCACATTGGCAATGGGCAAAATCCATATGAACAGGCAATATCAATTATTGGCCGGACTTTATCTGCATTTGATGAGGATAACTTAATTCCTTGTTTTGGTTTTGGAGATG CATCAACGCATGATCAAGATGTCTTCAGTTTTCATCAAGATGAAAAATTCTGTAATGGATTTGAGGAAGTGCTGACGCGATACAGAGAAATTGTTCCCCAACTTAGACTTGCAGGTGTGGCTTCTATTATTCCATTAGTCTGTCTATGTTACTGCATTAATCATGTTCTACCACCTAGTTTTAATGcacatttttatatttctatggCAGGACCAACATCTTTTGCGCCCATAATTGACATGGCTATTACTATTGTTGAGCAAAGTGGTGGACAGTACCATGTTCTGTTGATAATTGCTGATGGACAG GTAACAAGGAGTGTTGATACACAGCACGGTCAACTCAGTCCACAGGAGAAAAAGACAATTGATGCAATTGTAAAAGCAAG TGAATACCCTCTATCAATAATTTTAGTTGGGGTTGGTGATGGACCTTGGGATATGATGAGAGAGTTTGATGACAATATCCCTGCTAGAGCCTTTGATAATTTTCAG TTTGTAAACTTCACAGAAATAATGTCAAAAAATGTGAATGAGTCCAGAAAGGAGACAGAGTTTGCTCTTGCAGCATTGATGGAAATACCTGCTCAATACAAAGCAACTATTGAGCTTGGTTTATTGGG TCGCCGGTCAGGGAATGCTTCGGAGAGGGTTCCTCTGCCCCCACCTCTTCGTGGACCATCTTCTTTCAGCAACAGTGGAAAAACTTCACGCTCAAGCAGCTTTCAGCAACGCGTACCTTCTTATTCTGGATATGATTCATCTGTACCTTCCTACTCTGGATATGACTCACCAGTTTCTGGATATGATACGCCTGTCAATACAGCTCCTTATTCAAGTTCTACTTCTACTTATGATAATCAG GTTTGTCCCATTTGTCTTACTAATAGAAAGGACATGGCCTTTGGTTGCGGGCATCAG ACTTGTTGCGAGTGCGGAGAAGACTTGCAATCATGCCCCATTTGTCGAAGCTCAATAAATACTAGAATCAGGCTCTATTAA
- the LOC110629788 gene encoding E3 ubiquitin-protein ligase RGLG2 isoform X2 — translation MGGKSSKGSSGRHIPSSSSWNQYGYPQASPYPYQSPQQNQYYMPQHHQPSTSYSYEAERPQPQRRLDRKYSRISDDYKTLDQVTAALAQSGLESSNLIVGIDFTKSNEWTGARSFNRRSLHHIGNGQNPYEQAISIIGRTLSAFDEDNLIPCFGFGDASTHDQDVFSFHQDEKFCNGFEEVLTRYREIVPQLRLAGPTSFAPIIDMAITIVEQSGGQYHVLLIIADGQVTRSVDTQHGQLSPQEKKTIDAIVKASEYPLSIILVGVGDGPWDMMREFDDNIPARAFDNFQFVNFTEIMSKNVNESRKETEFALAALMEIPAQYKATIELGLLGRRSGNASERVPLPPPLRGPSSFSNSGKTSRSSSFQQRVPSYSGYDSSVPSYSGYDSPVSGYDTPVNTAPYSSSTSTYDNQVCPICLTNRKDMAFGCGHQTCCECGEDLQSCPICRSSINTRIRLY, via the exons ATGGGAGGGAAGAGCTCAAAAGGGTCGAGTGGGAGACATattccatcatcatcatcatggaATCAGTACGGATACCCACAAGCATCACCATATCCATACCAATCTCCTCAACAAAACCAATATTACATGCCTCAGCACCACCAGCCCTCTACTTCTTACAGTTATGAAGCAGAAAGGCCTCAGCCACAGAGGAGGTTGGATAGGAAGTACTCCAGGATTTCTGATGATTACAAGACCTTGGATCAG GTTACTGCTGCTCTTGCTCAATCTGGCCTGGAGTCTTCTAATCTCATTGTTGGCATTGATTTCACAAAAAGTAACGAGTGGACAGGGGCAAGATCATTCAATCGACGAAGCTTACATCACATTGGCAATGGGCAAAATCCATATGAACAGGCAATATCAATTATTGGCCGGACTTTATCTGCATTTGATGAGGATAACTTAATTCCTTGTTTTGGTTTTGGAGATG CATCAACGCATGATCAAGATGTCTTCAGTTTTCATCAAGATGAAAAATTCTGTAATGGATTTGAGGAAGTGCTGACGCGATACAGAGAAATTGTTCCCCAACTTAGACTTGCAG GACCAACATCTTTTGCGCCCATAATTGACATGGCTATTACTATTGTTGAGCAAAGTGGTGGACAGTACCATGTTCTGTTGATAATTGCTGATGGACAG GTAACAAGGAGTGTTGATACACAGCACGGTCAACTCAGTCCACAGGAGAAAAAGACAATTGATGCAATTGTAAAAGCAAG TGAATACCCTCTATCAATAATTTTAGTTGGGGTTGGTGATGGACCTTGGGATATGATGAGAGAGTTTGATGACAATATCCCTGCTAGAGCCTTTGATAATTTTCAG TTTGTAAACTTCACAGAAATAATGTCAAAAAATGTGAATGAGTCCAGAAAGGAGACAGAGTTTGCTCTTGCAGCATTGATGGAAATACCTGCTCAATACAAAGCAACTATTGAGCTTGGTTTATTGGG TCGCCGGTCAGGGAATGCTTCGGAGAGGGTTCCTCTGCCCCCACCTCTTCGTGGACCATCTTCTTTCAGCAACAGTGGAAAAACTTCACGCTCAAGCAGCTTTCAGCAACGCGTACCTTCTTATTCTGGATATGATTCATCTGTACCTTCCTACTCTGGATATGACTCACCAGTTTCTGGATATGATACGCCTGTCAATACAGCTCCTTATTCAAGTTCTACTTCTACTTATGATAATCAG GTTTGTCCCATTTGTCTTACTAATAGAAAGGACATGGCCTTTGGTTGCGGGCATCAG ACTTGTTGCGAGTGCGGAGAAGACTTGCAATCATGCCCCATTTGTCGAAGCTCAATAAATACTAGAATCAGGCTCTATTAA